Genomic DNA from Bemisia tabaci chromosome 2, PGI_BMITA_v3:
TGCGTCAACCGGTACAGCGACCGCATActgtgtgtttggcgcaatgcgtgaagtatccatgcacccttgtaggcgctattatacTTGccgcgccgaccagcgaccgcagcGGCGGAGCACtgggtttggcgcaatgcgtgaagtattcacgcactcttgtaggcgctaatatgcgtatAGCACCGACCGGCGGCTGCACTGTTTGGCGAGATTAGAAACGATGATACAGCATTATTAGATTTGAAAGAAACTTTAGGGACAATAAGTGTGATGCACTATGGTGGCCTTAGCTGAACTGAAAAGTATTACTGTTGGTTAggtatatttttcttaaaaaataagaggaaaatacAGCATTTGGTTGGAGATTTGTAAGGTTGCAGTCTGACGTAAAGGCATGTTTTAACTTCAGCTATTGGTACGTTTTTGCTCATCTCTGCAAAGGAACTTAAAAATTAGTCAATATTCATCTTTTCGACACACGTTTTTTGagtatgtttaaaaaaaaaatacttgcaTTGCTGTAATACAGTTACTACAACAGCATGGTTTTCTCctttaattctatttttttttcagccttCCTGACAGGAGGACGATGGCCCTATCTCTGGATTGCTACAGTTCTTCATGGTATACTTATTGAGACAATCTGTTATATTTTACCTGATGTTGATAATTTTTGGCACTCAACGACACCTGTTATGTTTCTCGGAGGACGCCTGCCTCTCcacattattttattatgtaagaCGTTCGTAATTATTATACAACACAAATATGAGAAAATGCAAATAATGACAATGTTTTTAGCAGAGTTTGATAACAAAACCTACTACATACTTACATTGTAAAAAAGggtttattaaaaaataatgtacttACCTAGCAATAAAACCTAGTCAGACCAATCTGCAATTTgtggagaggaaaaaatattgctTTCTCCACGTAGATCTAacagcttctttttttttgcattccCAATGGATTTAGGACGAGAGATTGTAGTGTAAAAGCTCAACAGAATATTTGttgctttaaaagaaaaattaggacaCACAAATTCACTGAAGTGGTCCTCCTTCAATAAGAACCAAAGCTCAGAGAGGTTCAattataaatcaaaattatgAGCAGAATGTTCTACATTATGCCTACAGCAAGAGTGATTCAAGTAGGTACAGAGCATACTAATTTGAAAACCTTCAAATCGAGTAAAAGTAAAAACGCATGATTGATTAGCCTAAATTCTTCTAAAACTACAGTGGAGTTTCACCccacgtaaaaaaaaatctaagaaatACTCCTATCTAAGTTATGATTAGATACATACTGAGAAAAGTATAGACGCTCAAGCGTACCTGCACGCGTCAAATCAAATTACGCGCGCTTTTTACCTCGCTGCGCATTGAATGTGCGCGGGAAAAATGGCGCGAAAAGGTGGCTACTAGCTTGTGGGAGGGTCATTTTCGCAGCTCACGTGCTTCGAAGTCTGAGAAACTGAACCTTCGCGGAAAATTATGACTCCTCCTTCCCTCCAAAAAGAAAGAGACAAAtctagagaaagaaaaaattttggggtCTTGGATATGATTAGGTGAAATTTGCTGAACTTCTGAGGATTGTAAATAAGCTGTTTGGGAAGTAAAAAGTAGGTAAGCTTGTCGCATAAAGTgatgatttaatattttttgtattAAAAGAGGTGGGGAGCAAAGGAAATAAAGACATATAGTAGCTAACttttttggatacatttttctGTCCTAGATCCTTCTTTTTACTGTCAAGCAACTTTCGCAGTGACCAAAATGAATCTTCCACAAAGAATATTTCCTTTTGCAGGTAGgttctgacttttttttttttttcagttaccACAGTACTTATGCCTACCTCATAATATTTCCTTAAGTAAACCTGCCATTTAAGTTCCTGTTTTCTGCTCTATATATTGTGTTACAAATAAGGAAGAATGAGAGCAGGAAAACCAATTACCTATGCAATTCTAGGCAAATGGACCTTTGTGCTATTTGAGGAGAACACTTTATTGAATGAATCCTCCGTTTCTCGTAACATTTTCTATGATATCATCCAAATTATTATTGTTAATTGTTCAAGTGGtagaaaattgacaaaatttacaataaaaaaaaaaaaaaaaaaaaaaaaaaaactacaaagcTTGTattgaatatttcttttttcatttggaaggagggggagggaatgATTAAACAGTGAGTCTAAGTATGTTAAATGAGGGATCATTATGTTACAGTGGGACTATTCGTTGTATTGATTGATTTACCTTACGATATAATGAGCGTAAAATTTGTCCATTGGACGTGGCATGATACGGATCCCAATATTTACGACAGACATTACTGGGTACCATGGAACTCCTACTTTTTCCACGCGACTTTCAGTGCTGGCTTCACATTTTGGTTCAATTACTCTTGCGACCAGAGTCagtcagcaaaaaaaaatcttcagaaTAGGTGAACTTCTCTTCTCCAGGTTTGAAGTCTATTTTTTCCACTCTGTGAATTCAGTATCATGGATTAAGTACTGACTAATCATTCTCCTTTGAGCTCTTCTTTCTAAGCGTATGAATGCATGGTAAAGGCCATGAATTAAAGGAGCTTTATTAGCTCCTTCTACAACAACAATTTTTTACCCATTGCCATAGAGCTGGACTCTGACCATAATGTAGGATATCCCTTCCTCTACAGCCTTAACTTCGAGAGCTTTCATTGAGCTTTAAAGTTTGTTTCAGAAAAAAGCAGCGGCACTAGTGGCACCAACGTCTTTCTCATGATTGCTCAAACAAAGTATTTAAATCGAAAATCCCTACGACATGCAAGAGCTCTATTCTAATGAATGTTTCTTTGTCCTTTAGATCAACAAAAATTCGCTTTCTTAAGATGGGTTACAACTCCTAGCCTCTCAAAAAagtcttgattttttattttcttttttttcttcttctaggCGAGGTGTAATAACAGAGCTGAAATCAGTTATGTGTGCAGTGCTTCTTGGAACCCCAACAGGCATTTTATTCTTTGTGCTAATATACCATCCTTTGCATGACGTCTTAAAAATTCACTCGGAGGTGACCTTCTTCACCTTATTCTCAGTTTTCGCTATGATTGTCTGCACAAATATGATGGCATCTGGTTTGAGAACACCTATTCggtaaaaattataatttaaactTTGTTTGTTTGACTGAATAAGTAGAAGTTCCATACAAACTGTCATTCTACATTTTTGTATACCTAGAGTATTGGGTTGACAAAGATGGTTAATATCCATTGGTaatgttttcattgattttttttttaaaaaaaaccttttcaaaattcaaacagCCATTCTAAAatacattgaaataaaattgcagttCTTGATAAGGAGGACGAATTAAACTACTGATGGTGCTAAATTAAGAGCTAATAATTGGACTGAAAGAATAAAATGGTAACAGAATTGCTTGTTGAGCTTTCCACTCTAAAAATAATTCTTCATTTCCCTCTTTCACCAGCACGGAAGAAAAGGATTACACAAAAATCCTCATTCCACACCTCTTGATTCACTATGGACTTTTTTATGGCTGCGGAATTTTTGGATCTCCAGAGAAAGAAGTTTCCATTGGATTACATGAGCCTGTAGGCCCTTGCAATGAATACACATCTGTGCAAACAGTTCTGGGAATGGTGAGTGCTTCATTCATTCTTTATATTGAACATCTAAATTTAACATGTATGGAGTTAAACATAAGCGTTTGGAGTTGTGAAAAGGAAAATAacgtttttcatttcatccaaGTCCTATTTTTGATACAAGACCACATTTTTCTGCTTCCAGAGTTTGGTAAtaaaaatggtggaaaatttaacaaagcatttcatttttcaggtactgaagaaaagaaaatatttatgtaTTGAGGACTACGATGAGGCATACTTTGATTTCCATTGCGTACCTGGTGGCCCTCCCTCAGAAAGGGCTATATGGTATGGAATCTGCGGTACGCCATTTGAAAACCGGGCTGAGTACATTGTTATTTTCAGCGTAATAACAATGATCGCAGGAAGCACTTTTTATACACTTCACAAAGGTTCAACGAAAAAATTGGACACAAGACAGAAGAAAAAAGCTTAAATTCATCTACGAAAGAATCTGCTCAAtgatgttttgagaaaaactaggGGGCTCTTCCTTCAGGATAGGGACGAATATTACAGATTCTTAAGCATATCAAGTGCAAGGCTCTCATTCCTAAATCTTTGTTGATTCTGTCATCTTAATGGGATCAGTTTGACAATCGCTCAAATCATTATGATGAATTGTTAGATGGAAGCTTTCATTTGAAGTTTAACAAACCTAGATCCAGATAAAATTcatattaaataaaataatttgcaCTTAATGGCTGTTTTCATCAATCATGACCAtgtgaatcagatttttttcaacatACCTCCTTTAAAATGTTACAGCAATATTACTTGATTTTACTGCCCGTTTACTGTAAGCATAAAAATATTAGAAATTGgctgaaaatattattttttgccaaAGATTCAAAGATTATTAGCTGATGATATGACTGCACTGTTGTGagcaaaaatgaaaggaaaaaaaaaacttgattaataaaaaatcaaaagttagTAGTACGAATTTTCTGTAATGTTTCACAGCATAACATACAGGATTTTCAACAAAGATACAATATcaataagaaattaaaaaaagaatatgtGAATACTTAATTATATGTATTTACAATATCTGTAGATATCATTGGACATGGCTGCCACAGAAGCCAATaaaccataatatggtaaattgTTTAGTTGTTGCGGGTACCAAAACGAAAATAGCTTTCATTGCAAAATGGTAGGTTAAATTAAAcagccttttaaaaaaaaagaaccgaGACCattataatgtttcaaaatcgtgcaactttttaTTTATCTGGAAAATGCCCTGAAGTTTACACAGCCTTcatttttccaccaaaaaattttaGTACATACGTTCAATATTCCTTCTGATAAAGAAGGAGctgcatgattttgaaaacaccgcaatggaatTGGCTTCCTTGCTGAACACGGTCCAATTAATGCTGAAGTAGAAAGGTTTTTCTGATTAAATACTCAAACATTTTAAAGTATTCCTCGATACGTATCCCTCAATTATTACAAATTGTATTTTGACTGGGAAACTTTCCAATGTAAGTATGCGTTTCAAAACCTTAAACAACAGCAAATGGGGGTTACTTTAGAGAAAATGGAGACATAAAAGAGAAGGGATTAGATTGCGATTACaccttcttaaattttttttttattttatgtattaCAGTCCTACTTTAGAGTTAATCTAAAGAAAATGATCGAGACGTATGATGCAAATGATTAGCTATGTATGTGCATTGTTGTGTACGTGAGAAAGTTTAAAGATGTAAcgttaaaataataaataaagaatAGATATTACTAATTATtgtgataaaaaaagaagaataaaatgtAGTGAATTTACATAATAGGTAAGTGAGTTCAACGCACAATTTCAACTTTAAGAACGAAGCAAGAGGAATTTGATGTCACAATGACTGGAAAAACGCAAGAGCTGTAAAACATATATTATAcacttcagataattttgtgtttaattttttctttcttcttattTAACTAATATTTACAGAAAGAAGCTGCTTTGATCGAATTTTACAAGTTCTAGTGGCAACCACTGTCATCATGATATATACATCTGTACAAGCAAAAAGTAAAAGTTGAATTGGATCAGAACTTaaagaaaagctaaaaatgttttaaaaagaaCTTCTGTTACAAATTCTGTAGCATcaaaagctaaaaatataagtAGAAAAAACGTccggaaaatttggaggaaaatattaatcattgaaaaatgattcAAGTTTTAAGAAGCATTATAGTGACTTTTACTTGTTATGAAATCTAACTGCAGGCTCTCATCTTAAGATTGAAGAAGTCCCAAAAACAAAAAGATGACCTCAGCATTCAGTTTGAAGGGGAAAATATTGATCATGAAAAAGATCGGTTTTGAGACAGTATAATTTTCAATCCTTTCATAAGATAAGGGATTAGGACATCAAAATTTAGCAAAATGCAAGATTATTACACCAATTATAAGTGGACTAAAAAGATACAGAACTTAGACCATCAATAAAGAGCTATCTATTGATGACATCAGGCACTTTCTACTCATTTTTTACCCCAACCCCCTCCAATCCACTTAATAAGAGGTTCATCAGGTAGTTCTACAACCCCCCTTTCCATAAGTACAAAATGTCACTTATACACGACTCTGAATCTCCAACAATTGCAGAAAATACAATAACACTCGTGACCACCCATTCTTCCTTATCAAATACatattttgattcaatttactTTCTCATGTAGCTTTGCTTGTTAATTATAAACAAATATATCAATGGCTATGGTCAGATttccttgaagaaaataaaagattaACACAGATTTCTAAACATTGCCATTGAGATACCCATATTTCATATTTAGCTGTCAATATGGTAGGCATGAGGAAAAAATAGGTGCTGagcaatttgaaatatttttcttgtagtACCTAAATGACAGCAGGTATTCAAAATTCAGCAATTATCTGTTGGATTCTGGGTTCCAATATCATACCATTCTGAAGGATACGACAGTGAATTTgagcattaaaaaaattacagcttGAGTGAATAAGTTTGAAAGCATCTTTTCAGAACATTTTAAAACTGctaggaaagaaaaaagacatTAAACAGATCCAATAGAAATTCAACTTAACTTATAGGAAAAGAATTTGATGATTTTGACTTAACTGCCTCCAGTCTGCTGCTGGTACACCTCAATGGTGTCTCCTTCGTCCATTTCAAGGGAGGCTGGTGTGTCATCCTTGCTGATTGGTGTGCCGTCAAACCTGAATCTGACTGCTGCCATGGCAAAACCCTGTAATTAAATACAATGACTGATCAACCAAAAACTGAGGAAATGTTATCTCTAAAGCTTCTCTCTGATGCCATTGCAAAATAAACAATAtttgttttgcaaaattttaattaattgggACATTCCTACAAGATGTCTTTAACTTTAAGAGCTTCAATGATGATTTTTGAGGTTTTGTTTTTGCATCAAACGTAGGCAGAAGTTGTGTATACAAGTCACAATGATTAGCATACCCATCCTTTTTGCCATGTACAACACTTTCAAGTTTCAATATAATCAGATTGGATATGAAAGGATTTTTGCTTCCCAAAATCTGATTAACAACCTCTGCATAGGGGGCATGGGAACCAGAACAAATAATGAAGACTATCGTTGGACACTTTCTATGACCAGTAACTGCATTAAGGTGTTGCAGAATTTGCATGAGTAAGTATGAGAAGACTGTCTTAGACATCAGTATTCTCTCACTCTTGCTCCATGAGCAACGTAAAATATGAATATGTgacatctctctctctctggcAACTATCATTCAACCTAGTCCCTTCTGTCACAATCTTGGGAGACCTTTCCCAATGAAAGAGCCTGCAAGAAAAGAGCTGATGAAAGGCTTTCTGAAGTGGTAAAAGTTGTGTCATGTCCATATGGGAAAGATGCGGATGCACGCATCCTGCTGCCTTGCTCTTCATTAATCAATGCTTTCACAGAAACTTCATTCAAATTTAGATTAAGTAGGCTAATTTAAAAGTTTCAGCCTGGAAAGGCTCTTTGCTTTAAGAGGAAAGGAACTGTCTACTTGTTTGTGTCAATCCTCGTTTGTCATCCTGTTTGATTAAGATTTCCTATTCTCATCCCTGCTCTCCTGATTCTATTTTTCACTTgagggaaaataatgaaacttTAAAGATAAACTCGCAGATActtcgaaggggggggggggggagagggttGCCAACTCAGGAATACTACAGGAGAGAGAGGTAAGGTGACTTACGGCAATCCTTTTGCCACTGTCGTAAAAAGTACAAGCATCTCCAAATAAGAATATCTCGGCTTGTGCACATTTTGATAAGTATAATTTGGACCAtgataaacagaaaggaacaaagccacatcagctattgccaaatttaattgggcggttaaattttttacatgaaagcagttgtgcggattttcatgcatatttcagtgaattttctccatagtaccgAGCAAGCTCATTACAATTTTCAAGGGAttccgcaaaaacgttctctcgtaaaaaagtaaattgcccggttaaatttggcaatagctgatgaagcttggttcctttctgttgagcGAGGTCCATTTGGTGGCTCTTGGCTTGAAATGAACTTTACATCAACTGACTAAAGTTTTTTCAAGATGTAAGGAGAGTCATTGGCCTGCTATGTTGTTGCAAAGTTCATCATATGAGTTCCCTCTGGTCATTCATTAGTAAAGTAAAGCTCTATTTTCAAAACAGGAATggctataaaaaaataatttgtaaaataaGAACATACCACTCTCTCACAGTAAGCTTTCATGAGCTTGGACAAAGCTGTGtgctttttaattttgaactgGACAATGGTGTTGTCATTTCCTAGCACTTTCAAGTTGATATGATCTTCTCCTTTGGAGTCCTGAAAAGAACACAATGAAATAAATTGAGAATTAGTGAATAATGTAAAGGGAGTCAAATTTGAAGGTTTTATGGTTTAAGGTTCGGGAGTGGTACCATTTCAGAAATGAATCCTAATATGAAAAGAAACATGAAGTAGCTTACTATACAAGTAGTGAATCCAAACTGTTGGGTGAGAGGAAGTCAGCACTAACCCAAACACAAACTGATGGCAAGTTTTGACCCGCATGGCACAGTTGTGGGCATAActcattttttgacattttctatTCCAGTGC
This window encodes:
- the LOC109039627 gene encoding uncharacterized protein isoform X1; this encodes MAESTADLFHSGLKLQKIAHNGVMNWFMKLHPIKTLWNLQPTYILAQTSFIIGGVTTLIHAFLTGGRWPYLWIATVLHGILIETICYILPDVDNFWHSTTPVMFLGGRLPLHIILLYPSFYCQATFAVTKMNLPQRIFPFAVGLFVVLIDLPYDIMSVKFVHWTWHDTDPNIYDRHYWVPWNSYFFHATFSAGFTFWFNYSCDQSQSAKKNLQNRRGVITELKSVMCAVLLGTPTGILFFVLIYHPLHDVLKIHSEVTFFTLFSVFAMIVCTNMMASGLRTPIRTEEKDYTKILIPHLLIHYGLFYGCGIFGSPEKEVSIGLHEPVGPCNEYTSVQTVLGMVLKKRKYLCIEDYDEAYFDFHCVPGGPPSERAIWYGICGTPFENRAEYIVIFSVITMIAGSTFYTLHKGSTKKLDTRQKKKA
- the LOC109039627 gene encoding uncharacterized protein isoform X2; protein product: MAESTADLFHSGLKLQKIAHNGVMNWFMKLHPIKTLWNLQPTYILAQTSFIIGGVTTLIHAFLTGGRWPYLWIATVLHGILIETICYILPDVDNFWHSTTPVMFLGGRLPLHIILLYPSFYCQATFAVTKMNLPQRIFPFAVGLFVVLIDLPYDIMSVKFVHWTWHDTDPNIYDRHYWVPWNSYFFHATFSAGFTFWFNYSCDQSQSAKKNLQNSTEEKDYTKILIPHLLIHYGLFYGCGIFGSPEKEVSIGLHEPVGPCNEYTSVQTVLGMVLKKRKYLCIEDYDEAYFDFHCVPGGPPSERAIWYGICGTPFENRAEYIVIFSVITMIAGSTFYTLHKGSTKKLDTRQKKKA
- the Sumo gene encoding small ubiquitin-related modifier 2; amino-acid sequence: MSDDRKDSKGEDHINLKVLGNDNTIVQFKIKKHTALSKLMKAYCERVGFAMAAVRFRFDGTPISKDDTPASLEMDEGDTIEVYQQQTGGS